Proteins co-encoded in one Acidobacteriota bacterium genomic window:
- the gyrB gene encoding DNA topoisomerase (ATP-hydrolyzing) subunit B → MATAQPEYGADSITVLEGRDAVRKRPAMYIGSTSEIGLHHLVYEVVDNSVDEALAGYCDTIEVVIHMDNSITVVDNGRGIPTDMHKQEGRSAAEVVMTILHAGGKFDSNSYKVSGGLHGVGVSCVNFLSEYLRLEIWRDGVTHEMEFEAGIPVAPLIKTGTTTKRGTKITFRPDSSIFETTIYSFEKLSERLREKAFLNKGIRIFIKDEREEPEKSHEFYYKGGIAEFVKHLNRNKAPLHDEPLYFEQISDELSIEVSMQYNDSYDEKIFSFANNINTVDGGTHLSGFRGAITRTINNYAESSGMVKNAKVTLTGDDVREGLVAVISVKIPQPQFEGQTKGKLNSPVKGPVESFLNEKLGEFFEQNPAVAKKIVGKAVDAARARDAARKAREIVRKSALGTSTLPGKLADCQEKDPALSEIYIVEGDSAGGSAKQGRDRKNQAVLPLKGKILNVEKARFDKMLGHGEIKALITALGTGIGKDDFDVAKLRYHKICLMTDADVDGSHIRTLLLTFFYRQMPELLENGYVYIAQPPLYKVKRGKKEEYIKDEKAFFRYLMRMATGDSNITSNGNAIEGRLLSKALEQTKELGLYAERIARRVYSDPKLAELLLEAFAGKDGVITKNPMRIRKVFGEQELMAEIEGKLSAAGYATELTNDEEHSLWEIDISYPNGQRLKIDWNLASYVEFQKAIELKKSLAIDFPGPFVLGEDGKSETIQTHEELLEKVMAMAKKDLTIQRYKGLGEMNPEQLWETTMDPEKRTMLQVRIEDAIETDGIFTVLMGDQVEPRRKFIEDNALDVKNLDV, encoded by the coding sequence TTGGCTACAGCACAACCAGAATACGGGGCAGATTCCATTACAGTTCTTGAGGGGCGCGATGCGGTCCGTAAGCGTCCGGCGATGTATATCGGCTCAACCAGCGAGATCGGTTTGCACCACCTTGTTTACGAGGTGGTCGATAACTCGGTCGATGAGGCTCTCGCGGGTTATTGCGACACGATCGAGGTCGTGATCCACATGGACAATTCGATCACCGTCGTCGATAACGGCCGCGGCATCCCGACTGACATGCATAAGCAGGAAGGCCGTTCGGCAGCTGAGGTCGTCATGACGATCCTCCACGCGGGTGGTAAGTTCGACTCGAATTCGTACAAAGTTTCCGGCGGCCTCCATGGCGTCGGCGTATCTTGCGTAAACTTTCTTAGCGAATATCTGCGGCTTGAGATCTGGCGTGATGGCGTGACGCATGAGATGGAATTCGAGGCCGGCATCCCGGTCGCACCGCTCATCAAAACCGGCACGACGACTAAACGCGGTACCAAGATCACGTTCCGCCCTGACTCGAGCATCTTCGAAACGACCATTTACAGCTTCGAAAAACTCTCCGAGCGCCTTCGCGAAAAAGCCTTTTTGAACAAAGGTATCCGTATCTTCATCAAGGACGAACGTGAAGAACCCGAAAAGTCGCATGAATTTTACTACAAAGGCGGCATTGCAGAATTTGTAAAACATCTCAACCGAAATAAGGCTCCGCTGCACGACGAACCCCTTTATTTTGAACAAATTAGCGATGAGCTTTCGATCGAGGTGTCGATGCAGTACAACGACAGCTACGACGAGAAGATCTTCTCATTCGCTAACAACATCAATACCGTCGATGGCGGCACGCACCTTTCCGGTTTCCGCGGTGCGATCACGCGAACTATCAACAACTACGCTGAATCGTCGGGCATGGTCAAGAATGCGAAGGTCACGCTCACCGGCGACGATGTTCGCGAAGGTTTGGTCGCCGTGATCTCGGTCAAGATCCCGCAGCCGCAGTTCGAAGGGCAGACGAAAGGTAAGCTCAATTCACCGGTCAAAGGCCCGGTCGAATCGTTCCTGAACGAAAAGCTAGGCGAATTTTTCGAGCAGAATCCGGCCGTGGCGAAGAAGATCGTTGGTAAGGCGGTCGATGCTGCACGAGCCCGCGATGCCGCCCGTAAAGCGCGAGAGATCGTGAGAAAGAGCGCGTTAGGCACGTCCACACTTCCCGGCAAATTGGCTGACTGTCAGGAAAAAGACCCGGCTTTGTCAGAGATCTACATCGTCGAGGGAGATTCCGCAGGCGGGTCGGCCAAGCAGGGCCGCGACCGTAAGAATCAGGCTGTTTTGCCGCTCAAGGGTAAGATCCTGAACGTGGAAAAAGCTCGTTTCGACAAAATGCTCGGCCACGGCGAGATCAAGGCTTTGATCACGGCGCTTGGAACCGGCATCGGCAAAGACGATTTTGACGTCGCGAAACTTCGCTACCACAAGATCTGCCTGATGACCGACGCTGACGTCGACGGCAGCCACATCCGCACGCTCTTGCTGACGTTTTTCTACCGTCAGATGCCGGAACTGCTTGAAAATGGTTACGTTTACATCGCCCAGCCGCCGCTTTATAAAGTAAAACGCGGCAAAAAGGAAGAGTACATCAAGGATGAAAAGGCCTTTTTCCGATACCTGATGCGCATGGCGACAGGCGATTCGAACATCACCTCGAACGGCAACGCAATCGAGGGCCGCCTGCTGTCAAAGGCTCTGGAGCAGACCAAAGAACTAGGCCTTTACGCCGAACGCATAGCCCGTCGTGTTTACAGTGACCCGAAACTGGCTGAGCTTTTGCTCGAAGCTTTTGCCGGCAAAGACGGCGTGATCACGAAAAATCCGATGCGCATCCGCAAGGTTTTTGGCGAACAGGAATTAATGGCCGAGATCGAGGGCAAGCTCTCAGCCGCCGGATACGCTACCGAGCTGACCAATGACGAAGAGCACAGCCTCTGGGAGATCGACATCTCGTATCCCAACGGCCAGCGGCTCAAGATCGACTGGAATCTTGCCAGCTATGTCGAATTTCAAAAGGCGATCGAGCTTAAAAAATCACTTGCGATCGATTTTCCGGGCCCGTTCGTCCTTGGCGAAGACGGCAAGAGCGAAACTATCCAGACCCACGAGGAACTCCTCGAAAAGGTCATGGCGATGGCCAAAAAAGACCTCACCATCCAGCGTTATAAAGGCCTCGGCGAGATGAACCCCGAACAGCTCTGGGAAACCACCATGGACCCCGAGAAACGCACCATGCTCCAGGTGCGTATCGAGGACGCCATCGAAACCGACGGCATCTTCACCGTCCTAATGGGCGACCAGGTCGAACCACGGCGTAAATTCATCGAGGACAATGCGCTGGACGTTAAGAATCTGGACGTATAG
- a CDS encoding aspartyl protease family protein, giving the protein MIKKLHFALMTVLLLTSFGIADARASSAPQVIKLQRFRKALWTVHLTVKGKEGDFLFDTGGGVTLLTDKFLEGIDCKFWGRTTGYNMFGEKASGPHCDDVELKAGGVSLTKVSVGKFDFGDRFAGDRTPDGILSLDAFDGKAITIDQTAATITIETPKGLAKRTKSMREMPLRVSRECSARCLSVFAGVPTSAGMTWLTLDSGAGGVSLISRDHAALFGLDPAAKDQRLKHLAAPGIPIDSPVMVTDMIMDGNLGQPFLTQYVMTIDLANSRLWLAPNVR; this is encoded by the coding sequence ATGATCAAAAAACTACATTTCGCATTGATGACTGTCCTCCTCCTAACGAGCTTTGGGATCGCGGATGCCCGTGCTTCATCCGCACCTCAGGTGATCAAATTGCAGCGGTTTCGGAAGGCGCTTTGGACGGTGCATTTGACGGTGAAGGGCAAGGAAGGTGATTTTCTGTTCGACACGGGCGGCGGTGTGACGCTGCTGACGGACAAATTCCTCGAGGGCATCGACTGCAAATTCTGGGGCCGGACGACGGGTTACAACATGTTCGGCGAGAAGGCGAGCGGGCCGCATTGTGATGATGTCGAGCTCAAGGCCGGCGGCGTTTCGCTGACAAAGGTGAGCGTCGGGAAATTCGATTTCGGCGACCGCTTTGCGGGTGACCGGACGCCGGACGGCATACTCTCGCTCGACGCCTTTGACGGCAAAGCCATCACCATCGACCAGACCGCCGCGACCATAACCATAGAAACGCCCAAAGGCCTCGCCAAACGCACAAAGTCGATGCGCGAAATGCCGCTCCGCGTCTCACGCGAATGCTCGGCACGGTGCCTGAGCGTTTTTGCCGGAGTTCCGACCTCGGCCGGGATGACCTGGCTCACGCTCGATTCCGGAGCCGGCGGCGTCTCCCTCATCTCCCGCGACCACGCCGCCCTCTTCGGCCTCGACCCGGCCGCCAAAGACCAACGCCTAAAACACCTCGCCGCCCCCGGCATCCCCATCGACAGCCCCGTCATGGTCACCGACATGATCATGGACGGCAACCTCGGCCAACCCTTCCTCACCCAATACGTCATGACCATTGACCTCGCAAACAGTCGCCTTTGGCTCGCTCCGAACGTTCGCTAA
- the recF gene encoding DNA replication and repair protein RecF (All proteins in this family for which functions are known are DNA-binding proteins that assist the filamentation of RecA onto DNA for the initiation of recombination or recombinational repair.) → MFLESVEAQNFRNLNGSIAFSHGLNVLVGENGQGKTNWLEAIAVLASTRSFRTARLLDAVNFGSDTAMVRGDVRESPEIVRELRIIIAGNTKTLLINDKKETVNRYLGQLHAVVFNSDELEIIRGQPDSRRRFLDAGIVSLHPPFIQVFTDYNRVIKQKNALLQSARDNEFPLEKVSEMLEPWNSQLAKLAAKIHRARVRFIERINEVLEKKLFAREELSVRYLSSLEDKGDLADYENLITERLKLRVQAEVVSGHALIGTHRDDMELKFDGHDIRKFGSAGQQRSTLLLLQLASISVFNATRGEYPLFLIDDIDAELDYRRIGKLLEFLDGKTQTFVTTSKESFVARFGSLAQVFQVTAGKAEMQ, encoded by the coding sequence ATGTTCCTCGAATCTGTCGAAGCTCAAAATTTCCGTAATCTGAACGGCTCGATAGCCTTTTCGCACGGCCTAAATGTACTCGTCGGCGAGAACGGACAGGGCAAGACGAATTGGCTGGAGGCGATCGCTGTGCTGGCTTCGACGCGTTCTTTTCGGACGGCGAGACTGCTGGACGCAGTTAACTTCGGCAGCGATACAGCTATGGTCCGCGGCGATGTCCGCGAATCGCCTGAGATCGTCCGCGAACTCCGCATCATCATCGCCGGCAATACTAAAACGCTTCTTATCAACGATAAAAAGGAAACGGTCAATCGCTATCTCGGGCAGCTCCATGCAGTTGTATTTAATTCGGATGAGCTAGAGATCATACGCGGCCAGCCCGATTCGCGACGGCGATTTTTGGACGCGGGAATTGTCTCGCTTCATCCGCCGTTCATCCAGGTCTTTACCGATTACAACCGCGTGATCAAGCAAAAGAATGCGTTGCTCCAGTCCGCACGCGATAACGAGTTTCCGCTCGAAAAGGTATCCGAAATGCTGGAGCCCTGGAACTCGCAGCTCGCCAAACTCGCCGCCAAGATCCACCGGGCCCGCGTCCGTTTCATTGAACGTATCAACGAGGTTCTCGAAAAGAAACTCTTCGCCCGCGAAGAGCTTTCCGTCCGCTATCTCTCATCCCTTGAGGACAAAGGCGACCTCGCGGATTACGAAAACCTGATCACCGAACGCCTGAAGTTGCGTGTCCAAGCCGAGGTCGTGTCAGGCCACGCTCTGATCGGCACGCACCGCGACGACATGGAGCTAAAATTTGACGGCCACGACATCCGCAAATTCGGTTCTGCCGGCCAACAGCGAAGCACTCTCCTTCTCCTGCAGCTCGCCAGCATTTCCGTCTTCAACGCAACTCGCGGCGAATATCCGCTCTTTCTTATCGATGACATCGACGCCGAACTAGACTACCGCCGCATCGGCAAACTGCTCGAATTTTTGGACGGCAAAACGCAGACGTTCGTAACCACGTCGAAGGAAAGTTTTGTCGCGCGATTTGGCTCCCTGGCACAGGTTTTTCAAGTCACGGCTGGAAAGGCTGAAATGCAATAA
- a CDS encoding DUF5615 family PIN-like protein, producing the protein MRLLLDECVPRPLRRHFAGHDVSTIEQAGYKSLKNGALLAAANKDFDVLVTVDKNIQYQQNTDNLQISILVLSARTNNLSNLLPLIPSALKALETIGKRMIVRVIN; encoded by the coding sequence ATGCGATTGCTGCTTGACGAATGCGTTCCGCGGCCCCTGCGAAGACACTTCGCAGGACACGACGTCTCGACCATTGAACAGGCTGGCTACAAAAGCCTAAAGAACGGAGCATTGCTCGCTGCGGCAAACAAAGATTTTGATGTTCTAGTAACGGTCGATAAGAATATTCAGTATCAGCAGAATACCGATAATCTCCAAATTTCAATACTCGTTCTGTCTGCTCGAACAAACAATCTGTCAAATCTTTTGCCTCTTATTCCGAGTGCCCTCAAGGCACTGGAAACAATCGGCAAAAGGATGATCGTCAGAGTAATAAATTAG
- a CDS encoding VWA domain-containing protein, whose translation MKKRITLVSRSLLLAFAFSVAASAQTATPTPQNDVDDVVKITTKLVQVDVVVTDKKGNQVRDLGAADFELLQDGKAQKITGVTYVPIDSAQVTNTVTTTGEKPKNGVPPPPAKRASGQAGRVIAVMVDDGSCAASLWGINSAKDGIKRFINEQMLPDDFVAIYRTRAGSSTYQQYTSDKAVLLNAAEKIRWYPPPPGCGTDDGSFNAKETRGTKADGATGIDTVGQESEAEKKSREYREDAIKNNQVVGTIGVLRYAIRGLERAPGRKLMFVFSDALAFRSRQNETLGARDAMRDVTDAANRAGVVVNTFSLRGAEVPGMIEARDDVDVKTGSSTPISNARIADSLKGKEGLAELAYETGGNFYQGADRLNVPMGEVLRRESGYYLLAYEPAEGSFKDKKFNKIEVNVKIPDLNVAYRAGFVGVPDAEVVKRKSKSTESDLYDAIASPLPKPGLNIDLSAFFGNSATAGNYVRSLMHIDGSALLFSDEPNGQKKAVLDVVAVTMNEKNEVIDDFNRTHTLKFDPATAERIARDGLTYSTDVPIKTPGSYTFRVAVRDGNSKQIGSSSQVVQIPDLKRSDIFLSGLSIAGVDDKGNFERLGPTTAETAIGLPASASVPSIRRFKRGSVVAYSYSIYNARLGSADKQPKITVQVNLYKDGKLVAEGAPAPWKPENQPDLTRINDFGYIRLAQTEPGEYALQLIVRDTLGSKNAVSSQWVDFEVVD comes from the coding sequence ATGAAAAAAAGAATTACGCTCGTGAGCCGCTCTCTCTTATTAGCCTTTGCTTTCTCAGTCGCTGCTTCGGCGCAGACGGCAACACCCACGCCGCAGAACGATGTGGACGACGTGGTTAAGATCACGACCAAGCTCGTTCAGGTCGATGTTGTCGTTACTGACAAAAAAGGCAATCAAGTCCGCGACCTCGGTGCGGCGGACTTTGAACTGCTGCAGGACGGCAAGGCGCAGAAAATAACTGGTGTGACGTACGTGCCGATCGATTCGGCTCAGGTTACGAACACCGTTACGACAACTGGCGAAAAGCCAAAGAACGGAGTTCCGCCGCCGCCCGCCAAACGCGCTAGTGGCCAGGCTGGGCGTGTGATCGCGGTGATGGTCGATGACGGCTCGTGTGCTGCATCTCTATGGGGAATTAACTCAGCAAAGGACGGGATCAAGCGGTTTATCAATGAGCAAATGCTGCCGGATGACTTTGTCGCGATCTATCGGACCCGAGCGGGAAGCAGCACTTATCAGCAATATACATCGGACAAGGCTGTTTTGCTGAACGCGGCGGAAAAGATCCGTTGGTATCCGCCCCCACCAGGGTGCGGCACCGACGACGGTAGCTTCAATGCTAAAGAAACCCGCGGTACAAAGGCCGACGGAGCCACCGGCATCGACACAGTGGGTCAGGAATCTGAGGCCGAGAAGAAGAGCCGCGAATACCGCGAAGATGCGATCAAAAATAACCAGGTTGTCGGAACGATCGGCGTCCTCAGATATGCGATCCGCGGACTTGAACGAGCGCCGGGCCGCAAACTGATGTTTGTTTTTTCTGACGCACTAGCGTTTCGCAGCCGCCAAAATGAGACGCTGGGCGCCCGAGACGCTATGAGAGACGTTACCGATGCCGCAAATAGGGCGGGCGTGGTCGTCAATACATTTTCGCTTCGTGGGGCGGAAGTTCCGGGGATGATCGAGGCGAGAGATGACGTTGATGTGAAGACCGGTTCTTCAACTCCTATCTCAAATGCCCGGATCGCCGATTCACTAAAGGGCAAGGAAGGTCTGGCCGAACTCGCCTATGAGACCGGCGGTAACTTTTATCAGGGCGCGGATCGTTTGAACGTGCCGATGGGCGAGGTCTTACGTCGGGAATCCGGATATTACCTTCTCGCCTACGAGCCCGCCGAGGGGTCGTTCAAAGATAAGAAATTCAACAAGATCGAGGTAAACGTTAAGATACCTGACCTTAACGTCGCATACCGTGCCGGTTTTGTGGGTGTTCCGGACGCGGAGGTCGTGAAGCGCAAGAGTAAGAGTACCGAAAGCGATCTATATGACGCGATAGCGTCGCCTCTGCCTAAGCCTGGGCTGAACATCGACTTGTCGGCATTCTTCGGCAATTCGGCAACGGCCGGAAATTACGTCCGCTCGCTGATGCACATCGATGGCAGTGCGCTTTTGTTCAGCGATGAGCCGAATGGCCAGAAAAAGGCGGTGCTTGATGTCGTTGCCGTGACGATGAATGAGAAAAACGAGGTCATCGACGATTTTAACAGGACGCACACGCTGAAGTTCGACCCGGCGACCGCGGAACGCATAGCGCGTGACGGGCTGACGTATTCGACCGATGTGCCGATCAAAACGCCGGGCAGCTATACGTTTCGCGTTGCGGTTCGCGATGGCAACAGCAAACAGATCGGTTCGTCGAGCCAGGTCGTGCAGATACCTGATCTGAAACGCTCGGACATCTTCCTCTCAGGCCTGTCGATCGCGGGTGTGGATGACAAGGGCAATTTCGAGAGGCTAGGCCCGACCACTGCCGAAACCGCCATCGGCCTGCCCGCGTCCGCCTCCGTACCGTCGATCCGCCGTTTCAAACGCGGCTCGGTCGTCGCGTATTCATACTCGATCTATAACGCCCGGCTGGGCAGTGCCGACAAACAGCCCAAGATCACGGTCCAGGTCAATCTCTATAAAGACGGCAAGCTCGTCGCTGAGGGCGCACCCGCACCATGGAAACCCGAAAACCAACCTGATCTCACACGGATCAACGATTTCGGCTACATACGCCTCGCCCAAACCGAGCCCGGCGAATACGCCCTCCAGCTCATCGTCCGTGACACCCTCGGCAGCAAAAACGCCGTCTCGAGCCAGTGGGTGGATTTTGAGGTCGTCGATTAG
- a CDS encoding rubrerythrin, which translates to MIDTAKSAVPQGEKTATKTLENLQTAFNGESNANAKYLAFAKKADDEGYTKVGSLFRAAARAEEIHKNNHAEVIKKMGGSPTADIKAAEVKTTAENLKGAIEGETYERDKMYTEFMTEARSSGNKEALRTFNFAKTAEGEHAKLYADALANLADWKGGKATFFVCSTCGYTTMDADLQKCPVDFTPKEKFESIN; encoded by the coding sequence ATGATCGATACGGCAAAATCGGCGGTACCACAGGGTGAAAAGACTGCAACCAAAACGCTCGAAAACCTCCAAACTGCCTTCAACGGCGAGAGCAATGCCAATGCAAAGTATCTCGCTTTTGCGAAGAAGGCTGACGACGAAGGCTATACAAAGGTGGGCAGCCTTTTCAGAGCCGCCGCTCGTGCCGAGGAGATCCATAAGAACAATCACGCTGAAGTGATAAAGAAGATGGGCGGATCTCCAACGGCTGACATCAAGGCAGCCGAAGTCAAAACAACCGCCGAAAATCTAAAAGGTGCGATCGAGGGCGAGACCTACGAACGCGACAAAATGTACACCGAATTTATGACCGAGGCCCGCAGCAGCGGCAACAAGGAAGCCCTGAGAACTTTCAATTTTGCGAAGACTGCCGAGGGCGAGCACGCAAAGCTATACGCTGACGCCCTAGCAAACCTCGCCGACTGGAAGGGCGGAAAGGCGACATTCTTTGTCTGCTCGACCTGCGGCTACACGACCATGGACGCCGATCTGCAGAAGTGCCCGGTCGATTTCACGCCGAAAGAAAAGTTTGAATCGATCAACTAG
- a CDS encoding sigma-54-dependent Fis family transcriptional regulator, translating to MARILIIDDEQNMRRILTLILQEAGHTVSEASGVTSALSKLATEAFDLVISDKKMPDGDGFDVLRFCRENEPSLPVVILTALATVELAVEAMQAGAFDFISKPFVPEVVTAVAKRATERTQLLRENEVLREEAKRFAFADEILGVSLAITHLKETIAKVAPTNATVLITGETGTGKELVARAIHKGSSRSQTTFLAVNCAAVSEHLLESELFGHEKGSFTGADKPRQGLFEAANHGTLFLDEAGEMSLGLQAKLLRVLTDGQFLRVGATVPRTVDVRVIVATHRNLHERVKEGLFREDLYYRLAVVPIEIPPLRNRRDDIPVLVDFLIKQVSRELKVSPRIVSPEAIAKLMSYSFPGNVRELRNLVERACILASGNVISSEDLVLASNGGSNEPITRTAETLPPNTDLPTFLDSIESRLIKHALSDSGGVQAEAARRLGISRSDIAYKIKKHHLQ from the coding sequence ATGGCACGAATACTGATCATTGATGACGAGCAGAACATGCGCCGGATCCTGACGCTGATCTTGCAGGAAGCCGGCCATACGGTGTCAGAAGCGAGCGGCGTTACGTCTGCTCTCTCGAAGCTTGCGACCGAGGCGTTCGATCTGGTCATCTCGGATAAGAAGATGCCGGACGGCGACGGCTTTGACGTCCTCAGGTTTTGCCGTGAGAATGAGCCAAGTTTGCCGGTCGTGATCTTGACCGCACTCGCAACCGTCGAGCTAGCCGTCGAGGCGATGCAGGCGGGAGCGTTTGATTTCATCTCAAAACCCTTTGTCCCGGAGGTTGTCACCGCCGTAGCGAAACGTGCAACCGAGCGGACACAACTGCTTCGTGAGAACGAAGTTTTACGGGAGGAAGCGAAACGGTTTGCATTCGCTGACGAGATCCTGGGCGTAAGCCTCGCCATCACACACTTAAAGGAAACGATCGCAAAAGTCGCCCCGACAAATGCGACCGTGCTTATTACGGGTGAGACGGGCACCGGAAAAGAACTCGTTGCTCGAGCGATTCACAAAGGCAGTTCGCGTTCGCAGACAACGTTCCTCGCCGTCAACTGTGCCGCGGTATCTGAACATTTGCTTGAATCCGAGCTGTTTGGCCATGAAAAAGGTTCGTTCACGGGGGCCGATAAACCTCGCCAGGGACTATTCGAGGCGGCCAATCATGGAACGCTTTTCCTGGACGAGGCTGGTGAGATGTCGCTCGGACTACAGGCAAAACTGCTGCGTGTTTTGACCGATGGCCAGTTCCTCCGTGTCGGCGCCACTGTACCCAGAACGGTGGACGTTCGCGTGATCGTTGCGACACATAGAAACCTGCATGAGCGGGTAAAGGAAGGGCTTTTTCGCGAAGACCTATATTACCGCCTGGCTGTTGTGCCGATCGAGATCCCGCCGCTAAGAAACCGCAGAGACGATATCCCGGTGTTAGTCGATTTCCTCATCAAACAGGTATCTCGCGAACTTAAGGTCAGCCCGCGGATCGTAAGCCCGGAGGCAATAGCCAAGCTGATGTCATACTCGTTTCCCGGTAATGTCCGTGAACTCAGGAATCTCGTCGAGCGAGCCTGCATACTCGCTTCAGGCAACGTGATCTCGAGTGAGGATCTGGTTCTGGCTTCCAACGGAGGATCTAATGAACCCATCACACGGACGGCCGAAACGCTTCCGCCGAATACTGACCTCCCGACATTCCTTGACTCGATCGAATCGCGGTTAATTAAACATGCCCTGAGCGATTCGGGCGGAGTACAGGCTGAGGCGGCGCGGAGACTTGGCATTTCGCGGAGCGACATCGCATACAAGATAAAGAAGCACCACCTGCAATAG
- a CDS encoding YwbE family protein, translated as MPHRIRNNIRSGMNVAIVLKQDQRTGKQTTGVVKDLLTNSPNHPHGIKVRLTDGQVGRVQKILE; from the coding sequence ATGCCGCACCGCATCCGAAACAACATCCGCTCCGGAATGAACGTCGCGATCGTCCTCAAACAAGACCAGCGCACCGGCAAACAAACGACCGGCGTGGTCAAGGATCTGCTCACAAATTCCCCAAACCACCCGCACGGCATAAAGGTGAGGCTGACCGACGGCCAAGTGGGCCGCGTGCAGAAAATCCTCGAATAA
- a CDS encoding saccharopine dehydrogenase NADP-binding domain-containing protein has product MTNKFLIYGANGYTGELITRFAAERGLKPILAGRNEAKVSELAARYGFEYRVFSLDNTAKLDAAMQEVDMVLHCAGPFSITSVPMVKACLRNRKHYTDITGEISVFETCAAMGNKAEDAGIMVMPGVGFDVVPSDCLAMHLKNRLPSATHLTLAWYGMGRMSHGTQATMTMNVGRGGAIRKDGKITPVPAGWKTREIDLGEVRRTGVTIPWGDVSTAFHSTGIPNIEVYTVVPPAALKTMKMTRYLGWLMATGFVQKYLQRNIPPGGPSDAEREKGKTLMWGEASDADGNRVESRQQGPEGYTLTAIAALNIAEKILAGNFKPGFQTPAKAYGADLILEIEGTARQDIG; this is encoded by the coding sequence ATGACAAACAAATTCCTGATCTACGGAGCGAATGGCTACACGGGCGAATTGATCACGCGGTTTGCGGCGGAGCGTGGTTTGAAGCCGATCCTTGCGGGTCGTAACGAAGCGAAAGTCAGCGAACTCGCCGCCAGATACGGTTTCGAATACCGCGTATTTTCGCTCGACAACACCGCAAAACTCGATGCTGCGATGCAGGAAGTTGATATGGTGCTGCATTGTGCGGGGCCGTTTTCTATCACTAGCGTGCCCATGGTCAAGGCCTGTCTCCGCAACCGAAAGCATTACACCGACATCACGGGCGAGATCAGCGTTTTCGAGACCTGCGCGGCGATGGGGAATAAGGCCGAGGACGCCGGGATAATGGTGATGCCTGGTGTCGGATTCGACGTAGTGCCGTCCGATTGTCTCGCGATGCATCTGAAGAACCGCCTGCCGTCCGCAACGCATCTGACGCTCGCGTGGTACGGCATGGGCCGGATGTCGCACGGCACGCAGGCGACGATGACCATGAACGTCGGCCGCGGCGGTGCTATTCGTAAAGACGGCAAGATCACACCCGTTCCGGCTGGCTGGAAGACCCGTGAGATCGACCTCGGCGAGGTGCGCCGCACGGGCGTTACGATCCCTTGGGGTGACGTGTCGACCGCGTTTCACTCGACCGGCATTCCAAATATCGAGGTCTACACCGTCGTTCCGCCGGCGGCGCTCAAGACGATGAAAATGACGCGCTACCTCGGCTGGCTGATGGCAACCGGCTTTGTGCAGAAGTACCTCCAGCGAAACATCCCGCCCGGCGGCCCGTCTGATGCGGAACGCGAAAAAGGCAAAACCCTCATGTGGGGCGAAGCCTCCGATGCCGACGGCAACCGCGTTGAATCACGCCAGCAAGGCCCCGAAGGCTACACGTTGACCGCCATCGCCGCCCTGAACATCGCCGAAAAGATCCTCGCCGGCAACTTCAAACCCGGCTTCCAAACGCCCGCCAAAGCCTACGGCGCTGATCTGATCCTCGAGATCGAAGGCACCGCCCGGCAGGATATCGGTTAG
- a CDS encoding DUF433 domain-containing protein, which translates to MSDEQREIIEIDPEKMSGTPVFRGTRVPIQNLFDYLEAGDSLETFLDHFPTVDRGQAVGVIELLKEKVFEDYAIAA; encoded by the coding sequence ATGAGCGATGAGCAGCGTGAAATTATCGAGATCGATCCGGAAAAGATGAGTGGAACCCCCGTGTTTCGCGGAACACGAGTACCTATTCAGAACCTTTTCGATTACTTGGAAGCCGGGGATAGTTTGGAGACATTTCTCGATCACTTCCCAACGGTTGACCGCGGGCAAGCCGTCGGGGTCATTGAGTTGTTGAAAGAAAAGGTGTTCGAGGACTATGCGATTGCTGCTTGA